The Gammaproteobacteria bacterium DNA window CAAGATACAAATACTTTGTCATAATTATATCTTTACAAATCAATACTATATAAACAATTATTAAATTTTAATTTTCAAATACGAGATAAGTTAAAATTTTATGACAAGCAGAATTGTATGCAATTTGCTCAATAAAACGTGAATTACATGTATCTGAGAATGTAATGTACTCACAAATTTCTTGGTGATCTCACTATGAGGTTTGCAAATTGACCAACCAAGCGATAATAAATATTTGCGGAACAGTAATTAAAGGTAAAAATAAGGCTATCTTCCAGGAGCGTGTCGATTCTTTAAGCACCATTACTTCCGTATAGTCTGTGGAAACACCAGCCATTAAAAACGCAAAACTATTACCAGGAGATTTAGCACGTGTTAGTAAATCAGCAGCGATTGGTGCTGAACCTTCAGAACATACTTCTATTACCGTGGCTGCTATAAGGGTAAAAATTAGACCAACCATGGTCGGACCGAAATATTGCTGAAACAAAGATACGTCAACAAAGGCACGAATTAGACTGGCCAGTAACACTCCGAATAAAATCCATCTCACTACCATGCGTGATTCTAAAATCCCGCTTTTGAGCATATCCAAACATGTATTTGTGTTAAATGTTGCTAAGGACAACTGCATTTTGGCTTCATACCAGAAATTAAATTCGCTAGGTAATTCTATGGTATGAGAGTTAGCGGGCAATACACCTTTTTTTTCCAAAGAATCAAATAACCAACCAGAAAACAAGGCAATAAGCATTGAGGCAAAAATAAAAAATAATGTCCACTTCAAACCAATCAAAGCAAATAAAATTATTGTTAATGAAAATGAATTCCATGGGCTTGCAATTAAAAATGCCATCACTTGCCCAACACTCGCACCTCTTTCATATAATTTAGCACCTACCATCAAGATACCATGACTACATAAATCTAATAAGACGCCACCTATAGTTGCACGCATTATTCCACCAAAGCCTGTTCCGGTACCTAAAACACAAATAACAAATTCACGTGGCACTTTTGATAATAACGCCAGCATTACTATACCTAGCAATATTCCCCACCATACGATATTCAATAAAGAATATACGGATTGCGCCATTACTTCTAACCATTGCACTTGCTCTATAACAACTAAAAACTGCCAATGCAAAACATATAATATAGTGCAGAATAATATCGAACCCCATAGCAAATAATCCACTGAACTACCGGGCTCATGACAGCTACTTTCCTGTTTAGGTGAATTACAACAACTTGACATCAAATTCCAATGCAATAGGGTTAATTAACTTATGCTAAATAAAAAAGTTTAATCATTAAACATGTAATCTCTATATTACACTGATTCACTGGGCAATTCTCACAGCAATATAACCCGATTGTTTAAGCAAAAATTAATCACAGAATTGCGGGGATGTGCTTTTGATATTGTATTAAAATTTAATAGCACTAATTTATAATCTATTACTCAGAAACTGCAAATGTTTCCAGCCGAACCAAATGCATTAACTCTTTAAAATCATCAACAATAACATCAGGTCTATGTGGATGCGTGACTGTACCTGGAAAAATTTTATCCAGCCATTCTTTGCTCCAATCTGCCCCATTGTAGTAAATTGCTGTTACGCCAGCTTCTTTTGCCGCAATAATATCGGTAGTACTATCACCCACATACCAGCAAGACAAACTTGCTTCTTCATCTAATTCATGGAGTGCTTTTAAAATT harbors:
- a CDS encoding permease; protein product: MSSCCNSPKQESSCHEPGSSVDYLLWGSILFCTILYVLHWQFLVVIEQVQWLEVMAQSVYSLLNIVWWGILLGIVMLALLSKVPREFVICVLGTGTGFGGIMRATIGGVLLDLCSHGILMVGAKLYERGASVGQVMAFLIASPWNSFSLTIILFALIGLKWTLFFIFASMLIALFSGWLFDSLEKKGVLPANSHTIELPSEFNFWYEAKMQLSLATFNTNTCLDMLKSGILESRMVVRWILFGVLLASLIRAFVDVSLFQQYFGPTMVGLIFTLIAATVIEVCSEGSAPIAADLLTRAKSPGNSFAFLMAGVSTDYTEVMVLKESTRSWKIALFLPLITVPQIFIIAWLVNLQTS